From the genome of Mustela erminea isolate mMusErm1 chromosome 3, mMusErm1.Pri, whole genome shotgun sequence:
CCCCCCCGCAACGGCGGCTCCCTGCACGGGGTCGCGGGGCGTGGGTGGAGAGGATGCGGTCGCGCCGCCACAGCCCGCAGGGGCCTCGAGGCACCTGCGCGCCAACACCCGAGAACGCCGCGACCCCGCCCAGGCCCGCCCCTTCCTCCCCGAAGCCCCGCCTCCTCGTGCGGACCCCCCCCCGGGCCCGCCCCTTCCTCCCGCGGACCCGCCCCTCTCCGGCCATGCCGCGCGCGCCCCGGTGCCGCGCCGTGCGCGCTCTGCTGCGGAGCCGTTACCGGGAGGTGCTGCCCCTGGCCTCCTTCCTGCGGCGCCTGGGGCCCCAGGGCCGGCGGCTGGTGCGGCGCGGGGACCCGGCGGCCTTCCGCGCGCTGGTGGCCCAGTGCCTGGTGTGCGTGCCCTGGGGCGCGCGGCCACCCCCCGTCGCCCCGTCCTTCCGCCAGGTGGGCTGCCCCGGGAACCCGGCTCGGGCCTgccggggcgggagggggagggccgCGCGCTCGGGCCCCCGGGCCCCCGGACGCCTCGGTCCCCAGCCCTTCAggacccgcccccaccccccgcaggtGTCCTGCCTGAAGGAGCTGGTGGCCCGGGTGGTGCAGAGGCTGTGCGAGCGCGGCGCCAGGAACGTGCTGGCTTTCGGCTTCGCCCTGCTGGACGGGGCCCGCGGCGGGCCGCCCCTGGCCTTCACCACCAGCGTGCGCAGCTACCTGCCCAACACCGTGACGGAGACTCTGCGCGGCAGCGGCGCGTGGGGGCTGCTGCTGCGCCGCGTGGGCGACGATGTGCTCGCGCACCTGCTCACGTGCTGCGCGCTCTACGTGCTGGTGGCCCCGAGCTGCGCCTACCAGGTGTGTGGGCCTCCGCTCTACGACCTCTGCGTCCCCGCCGCCGTGGCTCGGCCCCTCGGGTCCCCCGGCCACAGTCCTGGGACCTGGAAGGACCTCAGACCCACGCGCCAGGCCTGGAAGTCTGGCGCAAGGCGGCGGCAGGGCAAATCCGGGAGCAGTCCGCCTCTAGCCAAGAGGCCCAGGCGCAGCGTGACCCCGGAGCCGGAGCAGGGGACCCACAGGCCGTCTAACCAGGCCCACCGGGGTGACAGCAAACCCCACGCAGTGACACCTGCCAGGGTCGCTGCAGAAGCCGCCTCTTGGGAGGGAGGGCCCCTTGGGACTCGTCTCAGCTCCACCACGGCACAGCCATCTCAGGGACCCCAGGGAGTACCCCATCAGCCAGCGCACCCCGAAACCAAGCACTTCCTCTACTGCTCGGGAGGCAGGGAGCGGCTgcgcccctccttcctgctcagcGCCCTGCCGCCTAGCCTGACTGGGGCCCGGAAACTCGTGGAGACCGTCTTTCTGGGCTCCGGGCCCCAGAGAGCAGGGGCTTCCCACAGGACGCGCCGCCTTCCCGCGCGCTACTGGCGGATGAGGCCTCTGTTCCAGGAGCTGCTTGGGAACCACGCGCGGTGCCCATACCGCGCGCTCCTCAGGACGCACTGCCCGCTTCGGACGCAGGCCCCTGGAGAGGCGTCTAGCAAGCAGGCACACGGAGGTGTGGGCGTCTGCCCTTTGGAGAGGCCAGTGGCAGCTCCCGAGGAGAACACGGACCCTCGGCGCCTGGTCCGGCTTCTGCGGCAGCACAGCAGCCCCTGGCAGGTGTACACTTTCCTGCGGGCCTGCCTGTGCCGGCTGGTGCCCCCCGCGCTCTGGGGCTCCAGGCACAACCAGCGCCGCTTCTTGAGGAACGTAAAGAAGTTCATCTCTCTGGGGAAGCACGCCAAGCTCTCGCCGCAGGAGCTGACGTGGAAGATGAAAGTGCAGGACTGCGCCTGGCTGCGGGGGAGCCCAGGTGAGCAGCAGAGGCTGCAGGTGCCTGCTTGGACCTGCAGGACCAGgcccctccctccgcctctgACCCCTCCACTTTACATGACCTGAGGCAGGCCCTGGGGACACGCGCGGGGAGCAGATGTGGGGATGCAGGTCCAGCCACCGACCACGGTCCCTGGTGGGGCGTGGCAACAAAGAGAGACCCTGGGGTTTTGCCATTTGATCTACCCCCCAAGCTCGCAAGACATCTGAGACTCCTAGATGAGAAGATTGGCGAGCCCTCTCAGAACCAG
Proteins encoded in this window:
- the TERT gene encoding telomerase reverse transcriptase isoform X3, whose amino-acid sequence is MPRAPRCRAVRALLRSRYREVLPLASFLRRLGPQGRRLVRRGDPAAFRALVAQCLVCVPWGARPPPVAPSFRQVSCLKELVARVVQRLCERGARNVLAFGFALLDGARGGPPLAFTTSVRSYLPNTVTETLRGSGAWGLLLRRVGDDVLAHLLTCCALYVLVAPSCAYQVCGPPLYDLCVPAAVARPLGSPGHSPGTWKDLRPTRQAWKSGARRRQGKSGSSPPLAKRPRRSVTPEPEQGTHRPSNQAHRGDSKPHAVTPARVAAEAASWEGGPLGTRLSSTTAQPSQGPQGVPHQPAHPETKHFLYCSGGRERLRPSFLLSALPPSLTGARKLVETVFLGSGPQRAGASHRTRRLPARYWRMRPLFQELLGNHARCPYRALLRTHCPLRTQAPGEASSKQAHGGVGVCPLERPVAAPEENTDPRRLVRLLRQHSSPWQVYTFLRACLCRLVPPALWGSRHNQRRFLRNVKKFISLGKHAKLSPQELTWKMKVQDCAWLRGSPGACSVPAAEHRRREGVLARLLCWLMGTYVVELLRSFFYVTETTFQKNRLFFYRKSVWSPLQTLGVRQHCTSVRLRELSAAEVRRQREARATLLTSRLRFLPKPGGLRPIVNMDYVAGARALCRDKKIQHLTSQVKTLFSVLNYERARRPRLLGASVLGMDDIHRAWHDFVLRVRAQDPAPHLYFVKVDVTGAYDALPQDRLAEVVANVLRPHENTYCLRRYAVVRRTAQGHVRRSFKRHVSTFTDLPPYMRQFVERLQETTSLRDSVVIEQSYSLNEASSGLFQLFLSLVYNHVIRIGGKNRSRLSWVVHPVSGDPTGLRPVHPAVQPVLRGHGAQAVSWHPAGRPAPASGGRLPARHAPPEASAGLPPDPGQGRSRVWLLGQLAEDGRELPRGGHGPGQHGAPPAAGPLPVPLVWLAAGHPDPGGVL
- the TERT gene encoding telomerase reverse transcriptase isoform X4; protein product: MPRAPRCRAVRALLRSRYREVLPLASFLRRLGPQGRRLVRRGDPAAFRALVAQCLVCVPWGARPPPVAPSFRQVSCLKELVARVVQRLCERGARNVLAFGFALLDGARGGPPLAFTTSVRSYLPNTVTETLRGSGAWGLLLRRVGDDVLAHLLTCCALYVLVAPSCAYQVCGPPLYDLCVPAAVARPLGSPGHSPGTWKDLRPTRQAWKSGARRRQGKSGSSPPLAKRPRRSVTPEPEQGTHRPSNQAHRGDSKPHAVTPARVAAEAASWEGGPLGTRLSSTTAQPSQGPQGVPHQPAHPETKHFLYCSGGRERLRPSFLLSALPPSLTGARKLVETVFLGSGPQRAGASHRTRRLPARYWRMRPLFQELLGNHARCPYRALLRTHCPLRTQAPGEASSKQAHGGVGVCPLERPVAAPEENTDPRRLVRLLRQHSSPWQVYTFLRACLCRLVPPALWGSRHNQRRFLRNVKKFISLGKHAKLSPQELTWKMKVQDCAWLRGSPGACSVPAAEHRRREGVLARLLCWLMGTYVVELLRSFFYVTETTFQKNRLFFYRKSVWSPLQTLGVRQHCTSVRLRELSAAEVRRQREARATLLTSRLRFLPKPGGLRPIVNMDYVAGARALCRDKKIQHLTSQVKTLFSVLNYERARRPRLLGASVLGMDDIHRAWHDFVLRVRAQDPAPHLYFVKVDVTGAYDALPQDRLAEVVANVLRPHENTYCLRRYAVVRRTAQGHVRRSFKRHVSTFTDLPPYMRQFVERLQETTSLRDSVVIEQSYSLNEASSGLFQLFLSLVYNHVIRIGGKSYIQCQGIPQGSVLSTLLCSLCYGDMERRLFPGIQQDGLLLRLVDDFLLVTPHLKRAQAFLRTAPSAVRPVCCAPQLPRGSGEAAPLPRAAPTPAAMSLAPAPSGSAPWPSH